The Lachnospiraceae bacterium KM106-2 nucleotide sequence AATTATCATTCGTAGATATTGATGACGTTATTGATGTTAACGAACGTTTATTACAGAAATTATTCAAAGAAGTATTAGACGTAGAGGTGAGGTTACCAATTCAGAGAATGACATGGCAAGAAGCAATGGATCGTTTTGGTTCTGATAAACCAGATCTTCGTTTTGGTATGGAACTTAAAGATGTATCTGACGTAGTAAAAGGATGCGGATTCGGCGTATTCACAGGTGCTCTTGAAAATGGTGGTTCTGTTCGTGGTATCAATGCAGAAGGACAAGGCAGCATGCCAAGAAAGAAGATCGATGCATTAGTTGATGTTGCAAAAACTTATGGTGCAAAAGGTCTTGCTTATATCGCTCTTCACGAAGATGGAACAGTAAAATCAAGTTTCGCTAAATTCATGACAGATGAAGAAATGCAGAACTTAATCGCAGCTATGAACGGTAAAGCAGGAGATTTATTATTATTTGCTGCTGATAGCAATAAAGTTGTATGGGATGTACTTGGTGCACTTCGTCTTCACCTTGCTAATTTACTTGGATTACTTGATAAGAATGAATATAAATTCTTATGGGTTACTGAGTTCCCACAATTCGAATGGTCTGATGAACAAGGAAGATATCTTGCAATGCATCACCCATTTACAATGCCTATGGAAGAAGACCTTCACTTACTTGATGAAGATCTTGGTAAAGTTAGAGCGAAAGCTTACGATATCGTACTTAACGGTACTGAAATCGGTGGTGGTAGCGTAAGAATCCATCAAGATGACATCCAAGAGAAGATGCTTGAAAAATTAGGATTCACAAAAGAAAAAGCTTATGAACAATTCGGTTTCTTATTGAATGCATTCAAATACGGAGTTCCACCACACGCTGGACTTGCTTACGGACTTGATCGTCTTGTTATGCTTATGTGTAAAGAAGACAGTATCAAAGATGTTATTGCATTCCCTAAAGTAAAAGATGCTTCTTGTCTACTTACAGATGCACCTAACTTAGTTGATGAGAAACAATTAGAAGAGTTATCAATTAAGACAGTTGTTGAAAACGAAGAAGAATAAAATATAATTTGATCGAGGATAAGGAGACCACATGAAATTAGTTATCAGTTGTTATTTGATAGCGATGAATGTATTTGGTTTTGCCTTGATGGGAATAGATAAACAAAAAGCGAAAAGACATCAATGGAGAATAAAGGAGAAAACTTTATTCTCCATTGCGCTTTTAGGGGGCAGCATCGGTTCCATTATTGGTATGCAACTATTTCGTCATAAGACCAAACACAGTACATTTGTCTATGGAATGCCAATTATCTTAATATTACAAATACTGATTGTAATTTTGTTAATTGTATGACAAATACTAATTGACAGAAAAAACAAAAAATGGTAGAATATAGATGTTGAAAGCAACATAATTATTAAATTATTATTATTTTTTGGAGGAATTACACATGAA carries:
- a CDS encoding aspartyl-tRNA synthetase, translated to MAESMKGLHRTHRCTEVSSANIGEQVTVMGWVQKSRNKGGLIFVDLRDRSGLLQIIFEESDTDKEVFEKAAKLRSEFVIAVVGKVAKRSGAVNENLATGDIEIIAEQLRILSESETPPFPIEEDSKTKEELRLKYRYLDLRRPDLQRNLYVRSKVATLTRQFMAEEGFLEIETPMLTKSTPEGARDYLVPSRVHPGNFYALPQSPQLFKQLLMCSGYDRYFQIARCFRDEDLRADRQPEFTQMDMELSFVDIDDVIDVNERLLQKLFKEVLDVEVRLPIQRMTWQEAMDRFGSDKPDLRFGMELKDVSDVVKGCGFGVFTGALENGGSVRGINAEGQGSMPRKKIDALVDVAKTYGAKGLAYIALHEDGTVKSSFAKFMTDEEMQNLIAAMNGKAGDLLLFAADSNKVVWDVLGALRLHLANLLGLLDKNEYKFLWVTEFPQFEWSDEQGRYLAMHHPFTMPMEEDLHLLDEDLGKVRAKAYDIVLNGTEIGGGSVRIHQDDIQEKMLEKLGFTKEKAYEQFGFLLNAFKYGVPPHAGLAYGLDRLVMLMCKEDSIKDVIAFPKVKDASCLLTDAPNLVDEKQLEELSIKTVVENEEE